A window from Candidatus Abyssobacteria bacterium SURF_5 encodes these proteins:
- the disA gene encoding DNA integrity scanning protein DisA produces the protein MTPTDKASLYEDRKFLEALRKVAPGTMLREGLSYIIQGSTGGLIVISSSPKARALAEGGVKINSPFQPTLLYELAKMDGAIFVDKDVTKIISANTFLVPDETIYSEETGTRHRAAQRFACQTGEIVIAISQRRSTVTLYVGEIKHVMDNIATLLNKASQALQTLEKYKATLDRLLVELSVRELEDLVTIYDVARTIQHTEMVLRIVKEVKYYIVELGVEGRLLEMQLRELEESANEGLMVIRDYFRDKEIRSEKEVLNRLSKFSSMELLNLGNISNALGFGLNISAVDEYLIPRGYRILMKTHRLPRPVIENLVNTFSNLRAIVQAPREKLTVVEGMGDVRAEKLKEGLKLLRNQLIFDLH, from the coding sequence ATGACCCCAACAGACAAGGCGAGTTTATACGAAGACAGGAAATTTCTTGAAGCCCTTCGAAAGGTGGCGCCGGGAACAATGCTTCGTGAGGGGCTTTCCTATATCATCCAGGGCAGTACCGGCGGATTAATCGTCATCAGCAGCAGCCCGAAGGCTCGCGCCTTGGCCGAGGGTGGAGTGAAAATCAACAGTCCTTTCCAGCCGACACTCCTCTATGAACTGGCGAAAATGGACGGCGCAATCTTCGTGGACAAGGATGTCACCAAAATCATTTCCGCCAACACTTTTCTTGTTCCCGATGAGACCATCTATTCGGAAGAGACCGGCACGCGCCATCGGGCCGCCCAACGCTTCGCCTGTCAAACGGGGGAGATAGTGATAGCGATCTCGCAGCGGCGTTCGACAGTCACGTTGTACGTCGGCGAGATCAAGCACGTGATGGATAACATTGCGACTCTGCTGAACAAGGCGAGCCAGGCGCTTCAGACCCTCGAGAAATACAAGGCGACGCTCGACCGCCTGCTGGTCGAGCTGAGCGTGCGCGAGTTGGAAGACCTGGTGACCATTTACGACGTTGCACGCACGATCCAGCATACCGAGATGGTGCTGAGGATTGTAAAAGAGGTCAAGTACTATATCGTCGAACTCGGTGTCGAGGGACGCCTCCTCGAAATGCAGTTGCGGGAGCTCGAAGAGAGCGCGAATGAGGGGCTGATGGTGATTCGCGATTACTTCCGCGACAAGGAGATTCGCAGCGAGAAGGAAGTGCTTAACCGGTTGAGCAAGTTCTCGTCGATGGAACTTCTCAACCTGGGGAACATCTCGAATGCGCTCGGGTTCGGCCTCAACATCAGTGCGGTTGATGAGTACCTGATCCCGCGCGGCTATCGCATATTGATGAAAACCCACCGGCTTCCGCGGCCGGTTATCGAAAACCTGGTGAATACGTTCAGCAATCTCAGAGCAATTGTGCAGGCGCCCCGTGAGAAGCTGACCGTCGTCGAGGGAATGGGCGACGTCCGGGCCGAGAAATTGAAGGAAGGCCTGAAGCTGCTCCGCAACCAACTCATCTTCGACCTCCACTAA
- a CDS encoding dihydroorotate dehydrogenase electron transfer subunit, whose amino-acid sequence MTKKKPNSARGRIRSELADFLADYARKHYMDAEAGLRLKGAPAKRAAVARKRSPLPEPDLSWAERGSAIWKFYILPEPSAVRRLAEGVPFLKDTIVYSDKAGSIGFIEPLPFLRFLDEESAGEDHARILALMECLPAAAPLQPPSQFNGTVVDSAEFIRDHFSLKVKAPYAQRPLPGQFLQVMCDPVPHVSDPKYRSFEYSEKTLPRLRGIELLERRPFLRRPFSIASYKAGPADANEAWLDLVTWLGAEFEIIYRRIPGGPGTGALSRYAAGDKIDIVGPLGKGFAVGPIPEIALLVGGGIGAPPLIFLAEELSRRGCEVKLFLGAVSKDRIPFCLEGENGDTIERFERMGLCPAVCTDDGSAGIHGLVTKPLLEYLEQNQGRLASMKMFACGPRPLLSALNGIANRFHLPCEVLLEERMACGIGACISCVCAVKEPGQKAHFTRICVEGPAFDVRKVMWHA is encoded by the coding sequence GTGACAAAAAAAAAGCCGAATTCCGCCCGCGGAAGAATCCGCTCAGAGCTTGCCGACTTTCTCGCCGATTACGCCCGAAAACATTATATGGATGCGGAGGCCGGTCTGCGCCTCAAGGGGGCGCCGGCCAAACGTGCTGCAGTCGCTCGCAAGAGAAGCCCTTTGCCGGAGCCTGACCTCTCATGGGCGGAGCGGGGGAGTGCAATCTGGAAATTTTATATTCTGCCGGAGCCGTCTGCCGTGCGTCGTTTGGCTGAAGGCGTTCCTTTTCTGAAAGACACGATCGTATACTCCGATAAGGCGGGCAGCATCGGTTTTATCGAACCGCTCCCGTTTCTTCGCTTCCTCGATGAGGAATCAGCGGGAGAAGATCATGCGAGAATACTGGCGCTGATGGAATGCCTGCCTGCGGCGGCGCCGCTGCAGCCGCCTTCCCAATTCAACGGCACCGTCGTCGACTCGGCTGAATTCATTCGCGATCACTTCTCGCTGAAGGTGAAAGCGCCTTATGCGCAGAGGCCTTTGCCCGGCCAGTTCCTGCAAGTGATGTGCGATCCTGTCCCGCATGTCTCTGATCCGAAGTACCGCTCGTTCGAGTATTCTGAAAAGACACTGCCCCGCCTGCGCGGGATCGAACTGCTCGAGCGGCGTCCGTTCCTGCGGCGCCCTTTCAGCATTGCCTCCTATAAAGCAGGTCCGGCTGACGCGAATGAGGCGTGGCTTGATCTGGTGACGTGGCTTGGGGCGGAATTCGAGATAATTTATAGACGGATTCCCGGCGGACCCGGTACCGGAGCATTGAGCCGGTATGCCGCCGGTGACAAGATAGATATTGTCGGGCCGCTCGGGAAAGGATTTGCCGTTGGTCCCATTCCTGAAATCGCTCTCCTGGTCGGCGGCGGCATTGGAGCGCCGCCACTCATATTTCTTGCGGAAGAGCTCAGCCGGAGAGGCTGCGAAGTCAAGCTTTTTCTGGGCGCTGTCTCGAAAGATAGAATTCCTTTTTGTCTTGAAGGAGAGAATGGTGATACCATAGAGCGATTCGAGCGAATGGGGCTCTGTCCGGCCGTCTGCACCGACGACGGCAGCGCCGGCATCCATGGGCTGGTCACGAAGCCGTTGTTGGAGTATCTCGAACAAAATCAGGGGCGGCTTGCCTCGATGAAAATGTTCGCGTGCGGTCCGCGCCCGCTCTTATCGGCACTGAACGGGATCGCCAATCGTTTTCACCTGCCGTGCGAAGTCTTGCTGGAAGAACGAATGGCCTGCGGTATCGGCGCCTGCATCTCATGTGTGTGCGCGGTGAAGGAGCCGGGCCAGAAAGCCCATTTCACGCGCATCTGCGTTGAAGGGCCGGCTTTTGATGTTAGAAAAGTGATGTGGCATGCATAA
- a CDS encoding dihydroorotate dehydrogenase, which produces MHKPSLRVNVGGIDMKNPVMTASGTFGYGLEFSRFIDLSRLGAFVTKGVSSRPWAGNRPPRIVETRAGMLNAIGLQNVGLDAFLTDKLPRIRKLKTAVIANVVGREIDDYVAVAKRLNSEEGIAGIELNVSCPNIKQGGISFGQNPNLCAEITQAVKNAAPDKPLIVKLTPNVTDITAIALAVERGGADAVSLINTITGMAIDIATRRPVLANITGGLSGPAIKPVALRMVWEVAHTVKIPVVGIGGISCWQDAVEFLIAGATAIAVGTANFINPKITIEIIEGIERYLIENEMSDVYQLIGSIISDEPGPQRKTNCCA; this is translated from the coding sequence ATGCATAAACCAAGTCTTCGAGTAAATGTCGGCGGCATCGACATGAAGAACCCGGTAATGACCGCCTCGGGCACGTTCGGGTATGGGCTCGAGTTCTCGCGCTTCATAGACCTGTCGCGCCTCGGCGCCTTTGTCACCAAGGGCGTCTCGAGTCGTCCCTGGGCGGGAAACCGGCCGCCCCGCATCGTTGAAACGCGCGCGGGCATGTTGAACGCAATCGGGTTGCAGAACGTGGGGCTGGATGCCTTTCTTACCGATAAGCTTCCGCGCATTCGGAAATTAAAAACCGCAGTCATCGCGAACGTCGTGGGCCGCGAGATTGATGATTATGTTGCGGTCGCGAAGCGATTGAATTCCGAGGAGGGAATCGCCGGCATCGAGCTAAACGTTTCCTGCCCGAACATCAAACAGGGCGGCATCTCATTCGGCCAGAATCCGAACCTCTGCGCGGAGATCACGCAGGCGGTAAAGAACGCGGCGCCGGATAAGCCGCTTATCGTCAAACTGACTCCCAATGTTACCGATATAACCGCAATTGCATTGGCGGTTGAGCGCGGGGGCGCCGACGCGGTTTCCCTTATCAATACCATAACCGGCATGGCCATCGATATCGCCACCCGCAGGCCCGTGCTTGCAAATATTACGGGCGGTCTTTCCGGGCCGGCCATAAAACCCGTTGCGCTGCGGATGGTTTGGGAAGTAGCCCATACCGTGAAAATTCCGGTGGTGGGTATCGGTGGAATTTCCTGCTGGCAGGACGCGGTTGAGTTTCTCATAGCGGGCGCAACCGCGATCGCTGTAGGAACGGCCAATTTTATCAACCCGAAGATCACCATTGAAATAATTGAAGGAATCGAGCGGTACCTGATCGAGAACGAGATGAGCGATGTCTATCAGCTCATCGGGAGCATCATATCTGATGAACCTGGACCCCAGAGAAAAACTAATTGTTGCGCTTGA
- a CDS encoding orotidine-5'-phosphate decarboxylase, with amino-acid sequence MNLDPREKLIVALDFARAEQALTFVEEMGDAVLFYKIGLELFSASGPAIVKDIKSLGKKVFLDLKFHDIPATVAAASARAVEIGADMFNVHSLGGVAMMRAAAASALEASEALGTEPPVVLAVTVLTSLDIRTLQEEIGISTDNLREFVVEKARQAREAGLGGVVASAQEAADIRSACGSELEVVTPGIRPAWAPTDDQRRITTPSEAVALGASRIVVGRPITRADDPFEAIEKIVAELAEKA; translated from the coding sequence ATGAACCTGGACCCCAGAGAAAAACTAATTGTTGCGCTTGATTTCGCGCGCGCCGAGCAGGCTCTAACCTTTGTCGAGGAGATGGGAGATGCTGTGCTCTTTTACAAGATCGGGCTGGAGCTCTTTTCAGCGAGCGGTCCCGCTATCGTGAAGGATATCAAATCGTTGGGAAAGAAGGTCTTTCTGGATTTGAAATTCCATGACATTCCGGCTACGGTTGCTGCCGCTTCCGCACGGGCGGTGGAGATTGGCGCAGATATGTTCAACGTGCATTCGCTGGGCGGCGTCGCCATGATGAGAGCGGCCGCGGCCTCGGCGCTTGAAGCGTCGGAGGCGCTGGGGACGGAACCTCCCGTCGTGCTGGCGGTGACCGTGCTGACGAGCCTGGATATTCGCACTCTGCAGGAGGAAATCGGCATTTCCACGGATAATCTGCGCGAGTTTGTTGTTGAGAAGGCGCGGCAGGCGCGGGAGGCCGGACTCGGCGGAGTTGTGGCCTCGGCGCAGGAAGCGGCCGACATCAGGAGCGCCTGCGGAAGCGAACTCGAAGTCGTCACACCCGGCATTCGGCCTGCGTGGGCTCCGACTGACGATCAGCGCCGAATAACGACGCCCTCTGAAGCAGTCGCACTGGGAGCTTCCAGGATAGTAGTCGGACGTCCCATAACCAGAGCGGACGATCCATTTGAAGCAATAGAAAAAATAGTTGCCGAATTGGCGGAAAAAGCATGA
- a CDS encoding orotate phosphoribosyltransferase: MNRKSTGADRKLTSVQVLEMFEKRGALLSGHFQLTSGLHSDRYLQCALVLQYPETAGELGAAIAAKFQGDEIDCVVGPAVGGIVIAHEVGRELGARVMFCEREAGSMKLRRGFAIAGNERALVVEDVTTTGGSVREVMSALEKAGAVIVGVGAIIDRSGGGIKFGVPFKPLAKLEVSTFEPRSCPLCKQGLPLSKPGSRQI; the protein is encoded by the coding sequence ATGAATCGGAAATCCACAGGCGCAGATAGGAAACTCACTTCGGTCCAGGTGCTCGAGATGTTCGAGAAAAGAGGGGCATTGCTCTCCGGACATTTTCAGTTGACTTCAGGCCTTCACAGCGATCGATACCTGCAGTGCGCGCTCGTGTTGCAGTATCCGGAAACAGCCGGAGAACTGGGGGCCGCTATCGCGGCAAAGTTTCAGGGAGATGAAATCGACTGTGTTGTCGGGCCCGCTGTTGGCGGAATCGTCATTGCTCACGAGGTTGGCCGCGAGTTGGGAGCGCGCGTGATGTTCTGCGAGCGCGAGGCCGGATCGATGAAACTGAGGCGGGGATTTGCCATAGCTGGTAATGAGCGTGCGCTTGTAGTCGAGGACGTTACGACGACCGGTGGATCAGTGCGCGAGGTTATGTCCGCCCTCGAAAAAGCCGGCGCGGTCATCGTCGGAGTCGGCGCCATTATCGACAGGAGCGGCGGCGGCATAAAATTCGGGGTGCCGTTCAAGCCGCTCGCGAAGCTTGAAGTCTCGACATTCGAGCCTCGCTCCTGCCCGCTCTGTAAACAAGGGCTGCCGCTTTCCAAACCCGGCAGCCGTCAAATCTGA
- a CDS encoding N-acetyltransferase, producing MNSEYPEQYKRRVTLADGTEISLRPIKPTDEDLMIELFNSFSKETIYFRFFSTLKYMPKDQLEKMTHIDYEKQMAIVALVDEDGRERMVAVGRYTLEKDNPDEAEFAIVVQDSYQKRGIGTEVLRHLAHVAKLQGVRVIVGYIMNENVRMFGVLRKSGLIMSKHNWDRGVTRVDIPIEANVQIQ from the coding sequence ATGAATTCGGAATATCCTGAACAATATAAGAGACGCGTGACGCTTGCCGATGGGACAGAAATCTCTTTGCGCCCTATCAAGCCGACCGACGAAGACTTGATGATCGAATTATTCAATTCGTTTTCGAAGGAGACCATTTACTTCCGCTTCTTCTCTACATTGAAATACATGCCGAAGGACCAGTTGGAGAAGATGACGCACATCGATTATGAGAAGCAGATGGCGATCGTTGCGCTGGTGGACGAGGACGGCCGCGAGCGAATGGTTGCGGTCGGCAGGTACACCCTGGAGAAGGACAATCCCGATGAAGCTGAATTTGCGATCGTGGTTCAGGATTCCTACCAGAAACGGGGGATCGGGACTGAAGTGCTGCGGCATCTTGCGCACGTGGCCAAGCTGCAAGGCGTGCGCGTAATCGTCGGGTATATCATGAACGAGAACGTGCGCATGTTCGGCGTGCTCCGCAAGAGCGGCCTGATAATGAGCAAACACAACTGGGACCGGGGGGTCACCAGAGTCGATATCCCTATAGAGGCGAACGTGCAGATTCAGTAA
- a CDS encoding SPOR domain-containing protein: MNSRLVQILCLITGVFLLSLGAGLIGGRISSQKPVDSIPPLAAEEPAAKEGVGAHVAEDEAPVEQPLQPLEPVGIPEISDAPIEVSSSSSSSSSSPPPPPPMKRPIFSQPVPPAVSPLDSRVSASMKEPSAPGENAIITRGLPLPVKEVGRQVEKRYVIQVHSTTTRADASEARNEMIGAGFPAGIFEADLGERGLWYRIYVGPYDSEYEAQIQLESIREMAGYGSSFIKALD, from the coding sequence ATGAACTCCAGACTTGTACAGATATTGTGCTTGATCACAGGTGTTTTCCTCCTCTCGTTGGGAGCGGGGCTTATCGGCGGGCGGATCAGTTCGCAGAAGCCGGTCGATTCAATTCCGCCTCTCGCTGCCGAGGAACCTGCGGCCAAAGAAGGCGTCGGCGCTCATGTCGCCGAGGACGAGGCTCCGGTTGAACAGCCGCTGCAGCCGCTGGAACCGGTCGGAATCCCCGAAATAAGTGATGCGCCAATAGAAGTTTCTTCTTCTTCTTCTTCTTCTTCTTCTTCTCCTCCTCCTCCTCCTCCGATGAAACGGCCAATATTTTCGCAGCCGGTTCCTCCCGCTGTGTCGCCGCTGGATTCGCGTGTTTCTGCGTCCATGAAGGAGCCATCTGCTCCCGGAGAGAACGCAATAATTACGAGAGGGCTCCCACTCCCTGTCAAAGAAGTGGGGCGGCAGGTGGAGAAACGATATGTGATCCAGGTGCATTCAACCACAACCCGCGCGGATGCCTCAGAGGCGCGAAACGAGATGATTGGCGCCGGCTTCCCTGCCGGCATTTTTGAAGCCGATCTTGGCGAGAGGGGCCTGTGGTACAGGATTTACGTAGGCCCATATGATTCGGAATACGAGGCGCAAATCCAGCTCGAATCAATAAGAGAGATGGCGGGTTACGGTTCGAGTTTTATAAAAGCGCTGGACTGA
- a CDS encoding spore coat protein, with translation MKGVVLAGGLGTRLYPLTKVTNKHLLPIYNKPMIYYPIETLVEAGFTDILLVTGGNSAGDFLRLLGNGKEFGLKHFNYTYQEGEGGIAEALGLAEHFAAGDDVTVVLGDNLIEGSIKKAVLDFQRQGGGAKIFLKEVPDPERFGVAVLSGDKVVRIDEKPKNPQSKYAVIGIYMYDNAVFDIIKTLKPSDRGELEITDVNNAYIEQGNMTYEILQGWWTDAGTFPSLVRANKLVAKRYGIE, from the coding sequence ATGAAAGGTGTTGTTCTGGCCGGCGGGTTGGGCACTCGGTTGTATCCGCTTACAAAAGTGACCAACAAGCACTTGCTTCCGATCTACAACAAGCCAATGATCTACTATCCGATCGAGACGCTGGTGGAAGCGGGTTTCACAGATATCCTTTTGGTGACCGGCGGCAACAGCGCGGGTGACTTCTTGCGACTTCTTGGGAATGGCAAGGAATTCGGGCTTAAGCACTTTAATTACACGTATCAGGAAGGCGAAGGCGGCATCGCCGAGGCGCTTGGACTTGCAGAACATTTCGCGGCCGGTGACGATGTTACCGTAGTCTTGGGCGATAATCTCATTGAAGGTTCCATAAAAAAAGCTGTCCTTGATTTTCAGCGGCAGGGCGGGGGGGCCAAGATCTTTCTAAAAGAGGTCCCGGATCCTGAGCGCTTTGGAGTCGCTGTACTCTCAGGGGACAAGGTCGTCAGAATCGACGAGAAACCGAAGAACCCGCAGTCGAAATATGCCGTTATCGGAATCTACATGTACGACAACGCAGTCTTCGACATCATCAAGACGCTCAAACCCTCCGATCGCGGGGAACTTGAGATAACCGACGTCAATAACGCCTACATCGAGCAGGGAAACATGACGTATGAAATTCTGCAGGGATGGTGGACTGACGCCGGCACGTTCCCTTCACTCGTCCGCGCAAACAAACTCGTCGCTAAACGGTACGGTATCGAATAA
- a CDS encoding DUF2723 domain-containing protein — MEIPPIQKIERRVKRITPPFLDRPLFPVEVAALFRPFELLFALLSFGGAAFVYIFSLAPAITFGDSGELITAAVHLGVAHPPGYPLYLLVGKLFSLLPIGSVAYRFNLMSALFNSAAAGLLALVIIKTLPHVSARIVPRDLVESPIGGILTGSASAAAALCFAFSPTYWQQSLSAEVYALNNFIICLILLLVVLWSTLPQKIGLLFLIALLFGLGLGNHQTLALLGPPVALYVVLVKPKAALSPRVLAGCLVLFLLGLSIYLYLPIRAAANPPINWGNPANWDAFWFHMLRKQYRSLDMMRPLEVVTGQLKFFFTASASETLPLVLIVPALITLGFAGAEGRKWLVFTLAAFACTGILLVVVANTELDLNAQDLLRIYFLPPWIFASIWIAYGIGAVNLLALRASRTMRRHAFPAVLLAALWLLLPISAAIGNYRTASLRGHDFGRRYGQLLVNGLRADTVLFAGTDSAYAIPMYIKWVQGRRPDITILSVNKLSDFSYRTEAGRNAPEMPFLTEQDYAEAFSQYGAAPNTSDGIYGAGKVGRLNAYLLLKLYRKLASERPVYYDQGLPIDWIADYAVPSGLLMELKASKIERLSPQLIASDRQYWQTLESNLFDNPHFYHDAAARQKFSKCRSNIGYLYLRRKMYSEAEKALEQAIRFSDRNIEAYAYLALVYKEQGDPAKAVRVFDEYLQRDTWNTSAHAFAQSLKK, encoded by the coding sequence GTGGAAATTCCCCCCATTCAGAAAATAGAGCGCCGCGTGAAGCGGATAACTCCGCCGTTCCTCGATCGCCCGCTTTTCCCTGTAGAGGTCGCGGCGCTTTTTCGCCCGTTCGAACTGTTGTTTGCGCTTCTCTCTTTCGGGGGCGCGGCATTCGTATACATTTTCTCGCTCGCACCGGCCATTACATTCGGCGATTCGGGAGAGCTCATAACGGCGGCGGTCCATCTCGGAGTGGCGCACCCGCCGGGGTATCCCCTATATCTGCTGGTTGGGAAACTGTTTTCGCTGCTACCGATCGGAAGCGTCGCTTACCGCTTTAACTTGATGTCGGCTCTTTTCAATTCCGCCGCGGCGGGGCTTCTGGCCCTGGTAATCATCAAAACGCTTCCGCACGTAAGCGCGCGAATTGTGCCGCGCGATCTGGTCGAATCTCCCATCGGCGGCATATTGACCGGGTCCGCATCGGCTGCGGCCGCTCTTTGTTTCGCATTTTCACCTACGTATTGGCAGCAGTCGCTATCCGCCGAAGTTTATGCTCTGAATAATTTCATTATCTGCCTGATTCTCCTGCTCGTCGTTCTCTGGAGCACACTTCCACAGAAGATCGGACTGCTTTTCCTGATCGCACTCCTCTTCGGGCTGGGCCTGGGAAATCATCAGACCCTCGCATTGCTCGGCCCTCCCGTTGCGCTGTACGTTGTGCTCGTCAAGCCGAAGGCCGCGCTGTCGCCGCGCGTACTGGCGGGTTGTCTGGTTCTGTTCCTGCTCGGGCTCTCGATATATCTGTACCTGCCGATTCGGGCTGCAGCAAATCCGCCCATCAATTGGGGCAATCCCGCAAATTGGGATGCGTTCTGGTTCCACATGCTGCGAAAACAATATCGAAGCCTCGACATGATGCGGCCGCTTGAGGTGGTCACCGGCCAGCTCAAATTCTTTTTCACCGCGAGCGCCAGCGAGACGCTCCCGCTTGTTCTCATCGTGCCCGCGCTCATCACCCTTGGATTTGCCGGGGCAGAGGGAAGGAAATGGCTTGTTTTCACGCTGGCCGCATTCGCCTGCACCGGCATCCTTCTCGTTGTCGTTGCAAATACCGAACTCGATCTGAACGCTCAAGACCTTCTGCGGATATATTTTCTGCCGCCCTGGATATTCGCTTCCATCTGGATAGCATATGGGATTGGCGCGGTAAATCTTCTGGCGCTACGGGCGTCGCGCACGATGCGGCGGCATGCATTCCCGGCCGTTCTGCTGGCGGCGCTTTGGCTCTTGTTGCCGATCAGCGCCGCTATCGGCAACTATCGCACGGCAAGCCTGCGCGGACACGATTTTGGAAGAAGATATGGCCAGTTGCTGGTGAACGGTCTTCGCGCGGATACAGTCCTGTTTGCAGGAACTGATTCCGCTTACGCCATACCGATGTACATCAAATGGGTGCAGGGCAGGAGGCCCGATATAACCATTCTCAGCGTCAATAAGCTTTCCGATTTTTCGTACAGGACCGAGGCTGGCCGCAACGCTCCCGAAATGCCGTTTTTGACGGAACAGGATTATGCAGAAGCTTTTTCACAGTATGGCGCCGCACCGAATACTAGCGACGGCATCTATGGAGCCGGAAAGGTGGGACGGCTGAACGCCTACCTGCTGCTCAAGCTGTATCGCAAACTCGCCTCAGAGAGGCCGGTGTATTACGATCAAGGGCTTCCGATTGATTGGATTGCCGACTACGCCGTTCCCTCAGGATTGCTGATGGAATTGAAGGCTTCCAAGATTGAGCGCCTCTCTCCACAGCTTATAGCCTCTGATCGACAGTACTGGCAGACCCTGGAGTCAAATCTTTTTGACAACCCCCATTTCTACCATGATGCCGCCGCCCGGCAGAAATTCTCCAAGTGTCGCTCCAATATCGGGTATTTGTATCTGCGCAGAAAAATGTATTCGGAAGCAGAGAAAGCGCTGGAGCAGGCGATTCGATTCTCCGACAGGAACATCGAGGCGTATGCCTATCTTGCGCTTGTTTACAAGGAGCAGGGAGATCCAGCCAAAGCGGTGAGGGTTTTTGACGAGTATCTGCAGCGCGATACCTGGAATACGAGCGCACACGCCTTCGCACAGTCCCTGAAAAAGTAG
- a CDS encoding radical SAM protein: MKVVFVYKEAESLAIEYLSAVLKQHGHETSLVFESFLFDTNYLYIPAVYKYANRPARTARRILAQKPDLVAFSVVTDYYQWMCAVAEELKKLSDVPTVFGGIHTTALPTRVIQKPFVDYVVVGEGEYALLDLVNALRDGKSVSEIANLWSKANGTIIQNPPRPPIEDINSLPFPDKGIFSKQVPIYDEIYYVLTSRGCPFACTYCCNNILHRLYGGRKFLRKRSPQNVIEELVQGRRRYPFKMVFFVDDDFLSDKKWLADFLKIYKEEIGVIFRCIGSAKNVDAEVAFLLADAGCKRIQIGIQTWNEELKRKVCHRNETNEQVMRACEAVKSAGIYLDVDHIFGLPLHQQQDYVDAVRQYARVRPDHINCFWMRYYPGTQIIDIALREGLLTAGDIEAIEEGGERNYFRGGSVKDVRPLAQVQTLFTLIPFVKPRVIEMLLRRNLHKLLLQSFHLFFILPRLIQMPFHKDMWYNFRRSLWKFPPFRK, translated from the coding sequence ATGAAAGTTGTCTTCGTATACAAAGAAGCTGAATCGCTCGCCATTGAATACCTCTCGGCCGTCCTCAAGCAGCACGGCCACGAGACGTCGCTTGTCTTCGAATCCTTTCTTTTCGACACAAACTATCTCTACATACCTGCCGTCTATAAATACGCGAATCGACCGGCAAGAACAGCCCGGCGCATCCTGGCACAGAAGCCCGACCTTGTCGCCTTCTCGGTGGTCACCGATTATTACCAGTGGATGTGCGCGGTGGCGGAAGAGCTGAAAAAGCTGAGCGACGTGCCGACTGTTTTCGGCGGCATCCACACCACAGCGCTGCCGACAAGAGTGATTCAGAAGCCCTTCGTCGATTACGTAGTAGTAGGCGAAGGCGAATACGCGCTGCTCGATCTGGTGAATGCGCTGCGAGACGGAAAAAGCGTATCGGAGATCGCCAATCTCTGGTCGAAAGCAAATGGAACCATCATTCAGAATCCGCCGCGTCCCCCGATCGAAGATATAAACTCGCTTCCGTTCCCCGACAAGGGCATCTTCAGCAAGCAAGTGCCGATCTACGACGAGATCTACTACGTCCTTACCAGCCGGGGATGTCCGTTTGCCTGCACCTATTGCTGCAACAATATCCTTCACCGCCTGTACGGGGGCAGAAAGTTTCTGCGAAAGCGTTCCCCGCAGAATGTGATCGAGGAACTTGTCCAGGGCCGCAGGCGGTACCCGTTTAAAATGGTCTTCTTCGTTGACGACGATTTCCTGAGCGATAAGAAATGGCTGGCCGATTTCCTCAAAATCTACAAGGAGGAGATCGGCGTCATATTCCGCTGCATCGGAAGCGCGAAAAACGTCGACGCCGAGGTGGCTTTTCTTCTCGCCGACGCAGGGTGCAAACGGATCCAAATCGGGATCCAGACCTGGAACGAAGAATTGAAGCGAAAAGTATGCCATCGGAACGAGACGAATGAACAGGTAATGCGGGCGTGTGAGGCGGTGAAAAGCGCGGGAATTTATCTCGACGTGGATCATATCTTCGGGCTTCCGCTCCATCAACAGCAGGATTATGTTGATGCCGTTCGCCAGTATGCGCGGGTCAGGCCGGACCATATCAACTGCTTCTGGATGCGTTACTATCCCGGCACGCAGATCATCGATATCGCCCTCCGAGAAGGCCTTCTTACGGCGGGCGACATCGAAGCGATCGAAGAAGGGGGTGAGCGCAACTATTTCCGCGGCGGCTCCGTGAAGGACGTTCGTCCGCTGGCGCAAGTGCAGACGCTTTTCACGCTCATTCCGTTTGTGAAGCCGCGCGTCATCGAAATGCTGCTGCGGCGCAACCTGCACAAACTACTATTGCAGTCGTTTCACCTGTTTTTCATACTTCCGCGCCTGATCCAGATGCCATTTCACAAGGACATGTGGTACAACTTTAGGCGAAGCCTGTGGAAATTCCCCCCATTCAGAAAATAG